In the genome of Luteitalea pratensis, the window GTTCGACATGCGCGCCGGTATCGCAAGCAGCTGGACGGCTTCGAGCCGTCGGCCCTGCAGGCGATGCTCGAGCATTCGTGGCCGGGTAACATCCGCGAGCTCGATCACGCCGTCGAACGCGCCGTCCTCATGAGTGACGGGCCGCGCATCACGGGCGATGCCCTCGCCCTCGAGCCGACCAAGGAAGGCGGTCCGAGGATCGACGACATGAGCCTGGAGGATGTCGAGGCCTACCTCGTGCGCAAGGCGCTCGATCGTCATGGCCGCAACGCCAGTGCGGCCGCCGAGGCGCTTGGTCTCAGCCGAAGCGCCATGTACAGGCGCATGCAGCGACTCGGACTCTAGCCGATGCGGCATGCAGCGGGTGTGACGCTCTGGGCACTCCTGCTGATCGGCCCCGCCCTCGGCCTGGCGGCGACGATGCTGCTGCGTGGCGCTCCCGCCTACGGCCCCGCCTCGCTCACACTGCTCGCCATCGTCGTGACCTGGTCCGCGTACGCGTTGTACATGCTGCGCCGCGCCGTCGTCGCGCCGCTGCGGACGACGTCGGCGTTGCTGCAGGGGCTGCGCGAAGGGAACTTCTCGGTGCGCGCGCGCGCCGACATCGCTGATGACGACGTCGGCGTCCTGCTGCACGAGTTCAACGCCCTGGCCGCGTGGTTGCAGACGCAGCGCCTCACGGAGGTCGAGGCGAGTGCGCTGCTGACCACGGTGATGTCGGAGCTCGAGTCGGCGGTGCTGGCCTTCGACGATCGACACGTGCTGCGGCTGGCCAATCCCGCCGCGGCCCGCCTTTTCGCGAGGCCTGTCGAGAGTGTCCTGGGGATGACGGCGGAGGAACTCGGCTGCGAGCCCCTGCTGCAATCGAGCGAGCCGGGCCTGGTGTCGCTGGACACGCCCGGCGCGTCGGGGCGCTGGGACGTCCGGCATTCGTCCTTCAGGCAGGATGGCCTCGCGCATCACCTGCTGGTGCTCAACGAGGTGAGTCGCGCGTTGCGCGAGGAGGAGCGACTCGCGTGGCGGCGGTTGATCCGCGTCCTCAGTCACGAGCTCAACAACTCGCTGACGCCGATCACGTCGATCGCCAACAGCCTGGCCCGGTTCGTGGAACGAGCGGATATGGACGACGGATCGCGCGCCGACGTGCGGCGCGGCCTCGGCGTCATCGAGTCACGGGCCGAGTCCCTGAACCGGTTCCTGCGCGGCTATGCCACGCTCGCGAAGCTGCCGCCGCCGACCATCCAGGACGTGGCCATCGGCCCCGTCGTCGAGCGGGTCGCGGCACTGCAGCCGTCGCCGTTGCTGGAGGTCGTTCCCGGCCCCGACGTGGTGGTCCGCGCCGATCCCGATCAGCTCGAGCAACTGCTCAT includes:
- a CDS encoding sensor histidine kinase; translated protein: MRHAAGVTLWALLLIGPALGLAATMLLRGAPAYGPASLTLLAIVVTWSAYALYMLRRAVVAPLRTTSALLQGLREGNFSVRARADIADDDVGVLLHEFNALAAWLQTQRLTEVEASALLTTVMSELESAVLAFDDRHVLRLANPAAARLFARPVESVLGMTAEELGCEPLLQSSEPGLVSLDTPGASGRWDVRHSSFRQDGLAHHLLVLNEVSRALREEERLAWRRLIRVLSHELNNSLTPITSIANSLARFVERADMDDGSRADVRRGLGVIESRAESLNRFLRGYATLAKLPPPTIQDVAIGPVVERVAALQPSPLLEVVPGPDVVVRADPDQLEQLLINLVRNALDASHESGGLAQVQWHVENTGDVEVRILDRGRGVTAGADVFVPFFTTKPGGTGIGLALCRQIADAHGWHVSLENRANGPGCVARLRLPATRLAST